One window of Acidobacteriota bacterium genomic DNA carries:
- a CDS encoding acyl-CoA dehydrogenase family protein, with product MQIATTGLDQETLEMTLKAFKDYIAAQVSDHDLIGFDERDEFPTDVVRGIGSDLGIQLVFVPEAYGGMGGDAIDIYRICEAMARFDLGIATGVLATFLGSDPILAGGTEDQKMTWLSKIAEDGVLYAYGATEPEAGSDLGSLRTTARPVEEDGKVIGYRLNGNKQWISNGGVADVYTILANAPGGPTWFVLPKDQEGFSHGKPEDKHGIRASNTAALALDEVFVPFENMVGGVEGQGLLQAQDVFGYTRLMVAAFGLGGGWAAMDRAIPYSTTRIQAGAPLSEKQGYTHKLIVPHVVRLEAGRAYIEATAERLASGEANLNTEGAIAKYLATEAGNAAADAAIQALGGYGYTKEYMVEKYKRDVRITTIYEGTSEIMEMTISRDRWQAHLKTRGQHYHDKAKAMEALHQTNPQVGANVVALALHALAEILERARTARLTRYQHILFRLGELIALAEGAEALARRAVATANKLLNPKAEHRFHAAAQAAMSRVNAREVALKLAQDGMRWIAGAGGVSDAEMPAFEASLRCAAIYRAQAGMVADMDLVADAIYDRKQ from the coding sequence ATGCAAATCGCAACCACAGGACTTGACCAGGAAACCCTTGAGATGACGCTCAAGGCATTTAAAGACTACATTGCAGCTCAGGTTTCAGACCATGATCTGATCGGGTTTGACGAACGCGATGAATTCCCGACCGACGTGGTTCGGGGCATCGGTTCCGACCTTGGCATTCAACTGGTATTTGTCCCCGAAGCCTATGGTGGAATGGGCGGCGATGCCATTGATATTTATCGAATTTGTGAAGCCATGGCCCGGTTTGACCTGGGAATTGCCACCGGTGTGCTGGCGACGTTTTTGGGAAGCGACCCAATTCTGGCCGGAGGCACCGAAGACCAAAAAATGACCTGGCTTTCAAAAATTGCCGAAGACGGTGTGCTCTATGCCTATGGCGCCACCGAACCCGAAGCCGGAAGCGACCTTGGGTCACTGCGCACCACCGCCCGACCGGTCGAAGAAGATGGCAAAGTCATCGGCTATCGGCTCAACGGCAATAAACAATGGATCAGCAACGGCGGCGTGGCCGATGTCTACACCATTTTGGCCAATGCTCCGGGCGGCCCAACGTGGTTTGTCCTTCCCAAAGATCAGGAAGGGTTTAGCCACGGCAAACCGGAAGACAAACACGGGATCCGGGCCAGCAACACGGCGGCACTCGCACTCGACGAAGTCTTTGTTCCATTTGAAAATATGGTTGGCGGCGTGGAAGGCCAGGGCTTGTTGCAGGCTCAGGACGTGTTTGGCTACACACGCCTAATGGTGGCTGCGTTTGGACTTGGCGGCGGCTGGGCAGCAATGGATCGCGCGATTCCCTACTCCACGACGCGAATTCAAGCCGGTGCGCCACTCTCTGAAAAACAGGGCTATACCCACAAACTGATTGTTCCACACGTCGTCCGACTCGAAGCCGGACGCGCCTATATCGAAGCCACCGCCGAACGGCTGGCCAGCGGTGAAGCCAACCTCAACACCGAGGGTGCCATTGCCAAATATCTGGCGACCGAAGCCGGGAACGCCGCCGCGGATGCCGCCATCCAGGCCCTGGGCGGCTATGGCTATACCAAAGAATACATGGTCGAAAAATATAAACGGGACGTGCGCATTACAACCATTTATGAAGGCACTTCCGAAATCATGGAAATGACCATCAGCCGTGACCGGTGGCAGGCTCACTTAAAAACCCGTGGCCAGCATTATCACGACAAAGCCAAGGCGATGGAGGCCCTCCATCAAACCAATCCGCAGGTCGGGGCCAATGTCGTCGCCCTGGCGCTGCACGCGCTGGCTGAAATCCTGGAACGCGCCCGCACGGCTCGACTCACCCGGTATCAACACATTTTGTTCCGCCTGGGTGAGCTGATTGCACTGGCTGAAGGCGCCGAAGCCCTGGCCAGACGCGCCGTGGCCACCGCCAATAAACTGCTCAACCCGAAAGCCGAACATCGCTTTCACGCTGCGGCCCAGGCGGCCATGAGCCGGGTGAATGCCCGCGAAGTCGCACTCAAACTGGCTCAAGATGGCATGCGCTGGATTGCCGGCGCCGGCGGCGTCAGTGATGCCGAAATGCCGGCCTTTGAAGCCAGCCTGCGATGCGCCGCCATTTACCGCGCTCAGGCTGGAATGGTTGCCGATATGGACCTGGTCGCCGATGCGATCTATGACCGGAAACAGTGA
- a CDS encoding SDR family NAD(P)-dependent oxidoreductase has product MEDTAYRAIAVVGIGAALPDAPDASTFWANVKGGRYSISEVTPDRWDPAVYYDADPKVPDKTYSKIGGWVRECAWDPIAWHLPIPPRVSQSMDDTQKWAVKCTHEALTSFGYPNRPLDLERTAVIFGNAMAGERHYLTSTRLAHPEFARELSNAPAFAALPADVRATILQQFHANTQEFFPNITEDTMPGELSNCIAGRVANLFNLHGPNYVCDAACASAMAAMSAAIEGLVERDFDTVITGGIDRNMGIATFVKFCKIGALSATGTRPYADGSDGFVMGEGAAIFVLKRLEDAERDGDTIYAVMRGMGGSSDGRGKGITAPNPIGQRIAIERGWKNAGLSPATATLIEGHGTSTKVGDVVEVQSLIDVFTPFGPATQSIALGSVKSNIGHLKGAAGASGMLKVIMALHEKVLPPSLNFHRPNPNLDFAHSPFYVNTELKPWPTPACGVRRAAVSAFGFGGTNFHAVFEEYIPGRLKPKKVQVSGIETVPAKGSTAELRAPFRGALVLGGTSSTALIERLKAVQTAAQAGNAPEIEAPAEADLRAPERIAIDYADAKDLADKAGKALKALETNNPAMWKALRSQGVFHGSGPAPKVAFLYTGQGSQYVNMLQHLRDIEPVVAEVFAEADKVMTPLLGGKSLSDYIFVQQADEAAVAQAEKDLRQTAITQPAVLAVDSALTKLMASYGIKSDMVMGHSLGEYGALVAAEAMPFADALEAVSARGREMTKVSMGDNGKMAAVFAPLPEIERILKTVDGYVVIANINSNVQAVIGGISEAVAQAEHLFKEAGYNCVPLPVSHAFHTTIVAPASGPLRQTLERLTMRSPKIPTVANINGEFYPTGPNVKSEMLDILAKQVASPVQFVKGLHTLYEAGARIFVEVGPKKALQGFVDDVLGHHPDVISLATNHPKTGDVASFNQALCGLYAAGLGAGRVPQPVAQPVVTQATAAISAPAQPSVNLTAAAPVHPTPSGIPTAAVTRGAGMSTPNANQTYVELGKLFAEFLERGMHLYQGQATPARAAQELVVISGAALGLPGVERVFDEANLGRILRGEQFIDVIPAKYRRLMVEKHITRLVKSDAGARFEAIESASEVVKLAARAGIIDLEHDFGIPADRLAALDEVTQLAIGAGIDALRDAGIPLVLRYKTTTKGTQLPDRWGLPEALRDETGVIFASAFPGYDSFASSLTHYWEDHARHQELEMLTSLRSRLDGQATTIALEIDRRIGELNRAIEAAPFQFDRRFLFRVLAMGHSQFAELIGARGPNTAINSACASTTQAVALAEDWIHSGRCRRVVVVAADDVTSDNLMEWFGAGFLATGAAATDDVVEEAATPFDRRRHGMILGMGAASFVIESAEASRERGIQPICEVLSTATANSAFHGTRLDVNHICMVMEKLVSQAEARTGINRHQIAPQTVFVSHETYTPARGGSAAAEVHALRQVFGDHASQLVIANTKGFTGHPMGVGIEDVIGIKAIETGIVPPVANFKEVDPDLGVLNLSKGGAYPVQYALRLGAGFGSQISMTLIRWIPTADGMHRAPDALGYEYRIFDRNQFNQWLSFVSGYQTAEMEVVNRTLRIKDQGTPAVPLHTGAAKPIVNAPATSWAQPAMSQPSPAPAVIQPAAKIEPPKVEPVLAAPQFTPVATPLPVFDLVKEKVLNLAAQKTGYPVDMLDLDLDLEADLGVDTVKQAEMFAAIRGAYDIPREETLKLRDFPTLKHVIQFVYDRRPDLKAVELPPLPARVVSMPSGVGAAPALAPVVAVATIDPVREEVLKLTAQKTGYPIDMLDMDLDLEADLGVDTVKQAEMFAAIRAAYTIPRDENLKLRDFPTLKHVIQFVYDRRPDLKASEPAAPTPVVVAPVHAQAPVAAPEPVHDEVTQKVMALAAEKTGYPPEMLDLDLDLEADLGVDTVKQAEMFASVRAIFNIARDENLKLRDFPTLKHVIGFVYDKRPDLKVTAAPAPVQPVAAPVAEAAPAVDEVTQKVLDLAVEKTGYPPEMLDLDLDLEADLGVDTVKQAEMFASVRGMFDIPRDENLKLRDFPTLSHVIGFVYDKRPDLKGNVTAQSTAPSTSAAATVAVTTPATPKTMSLDAAAAIPRRVPVPILRPALTDCKPTGVRLEAGTRVIVMPELGDVTEILCQKLANRGVEVLKLDNLSDAASLTDQIQTWLEAGPIHGVYWLPALAVEDNLFDMHLEQWRAELEVRVKYLYATMRVLYDQIQAAGTFLVSAVHLDGQHGYGPTGARAPLGGAVTGFTKAYKRERTEALVKTVDFQPDTSADEIAETLIAETLTDPGAVEIGYAEGNRWTVGLREIPVENGEPGMELNQDTVFVVTGAAGSIVSAITTDLAVASGGTFYLLDLVPEPDRHNPDIPRLANDKDNLKRDIFERLKARGERATPAMVEKELAALERASAALTAIQAIEAAGGTAHYFSVDLRDAESVGNAIDAVQEQQGRIDVLLHAAGLEISRFLKDKEPREFDLVFDVKCDGWFNLLRSIGQMPLGATVVFSSIAGRFGNGGQTDYSSANDLLCKTTSSFRTTRPNTRGIATDWTAWSSIGMASRGSIPKMMELAGIDMLAPEAGIPFIRRELISGSRRDEIVVAERLGLLMDEFDATGGLDVEAINQQLAEHREAGNVGPMIGNVTGFGLHTGLTIETTLDPKEQPFLFDHQIEGTPVLPGVMGMESFAELAAVLFPDRSVASVENVDFLAPFKFYRHEPRTIKLVAKFQTDGEDILAFCRLIGTRTLPNQPTPQETVHFTGTVRLTRQPLPEDLEQPATEAEATVNAEDIYRIYFHGPAYQVLEKIWKWEDCVAGQFAAELIENHRPMELETQLTPRLIELCFQTAGIWEIGETGHMGLPLHVDRVLKLRTGENVSGRQVAIIRRDTENNGFDGVVCDGEGNVFLYLQGYRTVEFTANDEAQVALIRTVLS; this is encoded by the coding sequence ATGGAAGATACAGCTTACCGTGCAATTGCCGTCGTCGGAATCGGTGCCGCACTCCCCGATGCACCCGACGCCTCGACCTTCTGGGCCAATGTAAAGGGTGGTCGCTATTCGATTTCGGAAGTCACCCCCGACCGTTGGGATCCGGCGGTGTATTATGACGCCGATCCGAAAGTACCAGATAAAACCTATTCCAAAATCGGTGGTTGGGTTCGTGAATGTGCCTGGGATCCGATTGCCTGGCATTTGCCGATTCCGCCGCGTGTCAGCCAGTCAATGGATGACACCCAAAAATGGGCGGTAAAATGTACCCACGAAGCACTGACCAGTTTTGGATACCCCAACCGACCACTCGACCTGGAACGCACTGCCGTTATTTTCGGGAATGCCATGGCCGGTGAGCGTCACTATTTGACGTCAACCCGGCTGGCCCATCCTGAATTTGCCCGCGAGTTGAGCAACGCCCCGGCGTTTGCGGCGCTTCCAGCGGATGTTCGCGCCACGATCCTCCAGCAATTTCATGCCAACACCCAGGAGTTCTTCCCCAACATCACGGAAGACACCATGCCGGGCGAGCTTTCCAACTGCATCGCGGGTCGTGTCGCCAATCTGTTTAACCTCCACGGCCCAAACTATGTCTGTGATGCGGCCTGTGCTTCAGCCATGGCGGCCATGAGTGCCGCGATTGAAGGTCTGGTTGAACGTGATTTCGACACCGTGATTACCGGCGGAATTGATCGCAACATGGGAATCGCCACGTTTGTGAAATTCTGCAAGATCGGCGCCCTGTCGGCGACCGGCACCCGGCCTTATGCAGACGGTTCGGACGGATTTGTGATGGGTGAAGGGGCCGCCATTTTTGTGCTCAAGCGCCTCGAAGACGCCGAACGCGATGGCGATACGATTTATGCGGTCATGCGCGGCATGGGTGGCTCCAGCGATGGACGTGGAAAAGGCATTACGGCTCCAAATCCAATCGGCCAGCGAATTGCCATCGAACGCGGCTGGAAAAATGCCGGGCTCTCGCCAGCCACGGCCACCTTGATCGAAGGCCACGGGACGTCAACCAAAGTCGGTGACGTGGTCGAAGTCCAAAGCCTGATTGACGTCTTTACCCCGTTTGGACCTGCCACGCAGTCCATCGCGCTGGGTTCGGTCAAATCCAACATCGGCCACCTCAAAGGCGCCGCCGGGGCCAGCGGGATGTTGAAGGTCATCATGGCCTTGCACGAAAAAGTGCTGCCGCCAAGCCTCAACTTCCATAGACCGAATCCAAATCTTGATTTCGCCCATTCGCCATTTTATGTCAACACCGAACTCAAACCCTGGCCAACGCCGGCGTGTGGTGTTCGACGGGCCGCCGTCAGCGCCTTTGGGTTTGGTGGCACCAACTTTCATGCTGTCTTTGAAGAATATATTCCAGGCCGCCTGAAACCGAAAAAAGTCCAGGTTTCCGGCATTGAAACTGTGCCCGCGAAAGGCTCAACGGCTGAACTGAGAGCGCCGTTCCGGGGGGCTCTGGTCCTTGGCGGCACGTCAAGCACCGCGTTGATCGAACGCCTGAAAGCCGTGCAAACCGCAGCCCAGGCCGGAAATGCGCCAGAAATCGAAGCTCCAGCCGAAGCTGACCTCCGAGCCCCGGAACGCATCGCGATTGACTATGCCGATGCCAAAGACCTGGCCGACAAAGCCGGAAAGGCGCTCAAAGCCCTCGAAACCAACAACCCGGCCATGTGGAAAGCGTTGCGGTCGCAGGGTGTGTTTCACGGCAGCGGCCCGGCGCCAAAAGTCGCGTTTCTCTACACCGGGCAGGGTTCGCAATACGTCAACATGCTCCAGCACCTGCGCGACATCGAACCAGTGGTGGCTGAGGTCTTTGCTGAAGCCGATAAGGTCATGACCCCGTTGCTCGGTGGAAAATCGTTATCCGATTACATTTTTGTGCAACAGGCTGATGAAGCCGCCGTCGCCCAGGCCGAAAAGGATCTGCGCCAGACAGCCATTACCCAGCCAGCGGTCCTGGCGGTTGATTCGGCACTTACCAAATTGATGGCCAGCTATGGCATCAAATCCGATATGGTGATGGGCCACAGCCTGGGTGAATACGGGGCGCTGGTGGCCGCTGAAGCGATGCCGTTTGCCGATGCCCTCGAAGCCGTCAGTGCCCGTGGCCGCGAAATGACCAAAGTTTCAATGGGCGACAACGGCAAAATGGCCGCGGTTTTTGCGCCGCTTCCAGAAATTGAACGGATCTTAAAAACTGTTGATGGGTATGTGGTGATTGCCAATATCAACAGCAACGTTCAGGCCGTGATCGGCGGCATCAGCGAGGCGGTGGCCCAGGCCGAGCACCTTTTTAAAGAAGCTGGATACAACTGTGTGCCGCTCCCGGTCAGTCACGCGTTTCATACCACGATTGTCGCCCCGGCAAGCGGTCCGCTCCGCCAGACGCTGGAACGGCTCACCATGCGATCTCCGAAAATTCCGACCGTGGCCAATATCAACGGCGAATTCTACCCAACCGGTCCCAATGTCAAATCAGAGATGCTCGACATTCTGGCCAAACAGGTGGCCTCCCCCGTGCAATTCGTCAAAGGACTGCACACGCTCTATGAAGCCGGCGCCCGAATTTTTGTTGAAGTCGGCCCGAAAAAAGCCCTGCAAGGGTTTGTGGATGATGTACTGGGTCACCATCCAGATGTGATTTCGCTGGCCACCAATCATCCGAAAACCGGTGATGTTGCTTCGTTTAACCAGGCTTTGTGCGGGCTGTATGCCGCCGGTCTGGGTGCCGGGCGAGTTCCCCAACCCGTTGCCCAGCCAGTTGTCACCCAGGCGACAGCGGCGATTTCCGCACCCGCCCAACCATCAGTGAATTTGACTGCCGCCGCGCCGGTTCACCCGACGCCGTCTGGAATACCAACCGCGGCTGTCACTCGTGGAGCAGGTATGAGCACACCAAATGCAAATCAAACCTATGTGGAGCTTGGCAAACTCTTTGCCGAATTCCTTGAACGCGGCATGCACCTGTATCAAGGCCAGGCCACACCCGCTCGCGCCGCCCAGGAACTGGTCGTTATTTCCGGTGCCGCGCTTGGATTGCCCGGCGTTGAACGCGTGTTTGACGAAGCCAATCTGGGCCGTATTTTACGCGGCGAACAATTTATTGATGTCATTCCAGCCAAATACCGGCGGTTGATGGTCGAAAAACACATCACCCGGCTGGTCAAGAGTGATGCCGGCGCCCGCTTTGAAGCGATTGAAAGCGCTTCGGAAGTGGTGAAGCTGGCGGCCAGAGCTGGAATCATTGATCTGGAACACGATTTCGGCATCCCAGCGGACCGGCTGGCGGCCCTGGATGAAGTGACACAACTCGCCATTGGCGCCGGGATTGACGCCCTGCGCGATGCCGGAATTCCACTGGTGTTGCGGTACAAAACCACCACCAAAGGCACGCAACTCCCCGACCGGTGGGGGCTGCCCGAAGCCCTGCGTGATGAAACCGGCGTGATTTTTGCCTCGGCGTTTCCAGGCTATGACTCATTTGCGTCGAGTTTGACCCACTACTGGGAAGATCACGCCCGGCACCAGGAACTGGAAATGTTGACCAGTCTGCGCTCGCGCCTGGATGGCCAGGCAACCACCATTGCCCTTGAAATTGATCGCCGGATTGGCGAACTCAACCGTGCCATTGAAGCCGCGCCGTTCCAGTTTGATCGCCGATTCCTGTTCCGGGTTCTGGCCATGGGTCATTCACAATTTGCCGAATTGATCGGCGCCCGTGGGCCAAACACCGCGATTAACTCCGCCTGCGCCAGCACCACGCAAGCCGTTGCCCTGGCCGAAGACTGGATTCATTCCGGTCGCTGCCGACGGGTGGTTGTGGTGGCCGCTGATGATGTGACCTCCGACAATCTGATGGAATGGTTTGGCGCCGGATTTCTCGCCACGGGCGCGGCGGCCACCGATGATGTGGTCGAAGAAGCCGCCACCCCGTTTGACCGTCGTCGTCACGGGATGATTCTCGGGATGGGCGCGGCGTCCTTTGTGATTGAAAGTGCCGAAGCCTCCCGCGAACGCGGCATCCAGCCGATTTGCGAAGTCCTCAGCACGGCCACGGCCAACAGCGCCTTCCACGGCACCCGACTCGACGTCAACCATATCTGCATGGTGATGGAAAAGCTGGTCTCCCAGGCCGAAGCCCGCACCGGAATTAACCGCCACCAGATCGCACCGCAGACCGTGTTTGTCTCGCACGAGACCTACACCCCGGCTCGCGGTGGCAGCGCGGCGGCCGAAGTCCATGCCCTCCGGCAGGTCTTTGGCGACCATGCCAGCCAGCTTGTGATCGCCAATACCAAAGGCTTTACCGGCCATCCGATGGGCGTCGGAATTGAAGACGTCATCGGGATCAAAGCGATTGAAACCGGTATTGTGCCGCCGGTCGCCAATTTTAAAGAAGTTGACCCGGATTTGGGCGTGCTCAATCTGTCGAAAGGCGGCGCCTACCCGGTTCAATATGCCCTCCGGCTGGGCGCCGGGTTTGGCTCACAAATCAGCATGACGCTGATTCGCTGGATTCCAACCGCCGATGGCATGCACCGTGCGCCCGATGCGCTCGGGTATGAATATCGGATCTTTGATCGGAATCAGTTCAATCAATGGCTGAGTTTCGTGTCAGGCTATCAAACCGCCGAAATGGAAGTGGTCAACCGCACCCTGCGCATTAAAGACCAGGGAACGCCAGCCGTGCCGCTGCATACCGGTGCCGCGAAACCGATTGTCAATGCACCGGCGACTTCCTGGGCGCAACCGGCCATGTCACAACCGTCACCCGCACCGGCAGTGATTCAACCAGCGGCCAAAATTGAACCTCCGAAGGTCGAACCGGTTCTGGCGGCACCGCAATTTACCCCGGTTGCAACGCCGCTTCCGGTCTTTGACCTGGTTAAAGAAAAAGTGCTTAACCTGGCCGCCCAAAAGACCGGCTATCCCGTGGATATGCTGGACTTAGATCTTGACCTGGAAGCCGACCTCGGTGTTGACACCGTCAAACAGGCCGAAATGTTTGCGGCGATTCGCGGGGCGTATGACATTCCACGCGAGGAAACCCTCAAGCTGCGCGACTTCCCGACCCTCAAACACGTCATTCAGTTTGTCTATGATCGGCGTCCCGATCTCAAAGCGGTTGAACTGCCACCACTTCCGGCGAGAGTCGTTTCCATGCCTTCTGGTGTTGGCGCGGCACCGGCTCTGGCACCCGTCGTCGCGGTGGCAACGATTGATCCAGTTCGCGAAGAAGTGCTGAAACTGACGGCTCAAAAAACCGGCTACCCGATTGACATGCTCGATATGGACCTTGATCTGGAAGCCGACCTGGGTGTTGACACCGTCAAACAGGCTGAAATGTTTGCGGCGATTCGTGCGGCCTACACCATTCCACGCGATGAAAACCTCAAATTACGCGACTTCCCGACGCTCAAACACGTCATTCAGTTTGTCTATGATCGGCGTCCGGATTTGAAAGCTTCAGAACCAGCGGCACCAACCCCGGTGGTTGTAGCCCCGGTTCACGCTCAAGCGCCAGTTGCCGCGCCAGAACCGGTTCACGACGAAGTCACCCAAAAAGTGATGGCCCTGGCCGCTGAAAAGACCGGCTATCCGCCGGAAATGCTCGATCTTGACCTCGATCTGGAAGCCGACCTGGGCGTAGACACCGTCAAGCAAGCCGAAATGTTTGCTTCAGTTCGGGCCATTTTTAACATTGCTCGCGATGAAAACCTCAAGCTGCGCGACTTCCCGACCTTGAAACATGTGATTGGGTTTGTCTATGACAAACGACCTGACCTGAAAGTCACCGCGGCACCAGCACCGGTTCAACCGGTTGCCGCCCCGGTCGCCGAAGCAGCACCGGCAGTTGACGAAGTCACCCAGAAAGTTTTGGATCTGGCCGTCGAGAAAACCGGCTATCCGCCGGAAATGCTGGACCTTGATCTCGATTTGGAAGCCGACCTGGGGGTTGACACCGTCAAGCAAGCCGAAATGTTTGCCTCGGTTCGCGGAATGTTTGACATTCCACGTGATGAAAATCTGAAACTCCGGGACTTCCCAACCCTCAGCCACGTGATTGGGTTTGTGTATGACAAACGCCCGGATTTGAAAGGCAACGTCACGGCTCAATCAACTGCCCCGTCAACGAGTGCGGCGGCAACCGTAGCGGTCACAACGCCCGCAACGCCAAAAACGATGTCGCTCGATGCGGCGGCGGCCATTCCACGACGCGTCCCGGTTCCGATCCTGCGACCGGCACTGACTGATTGCAAACCAACCGGCGTCAGGCTCGAAGCCGGCACCCGCGTGATCGTCATGCCCGAACTGGGCGACGTCACCGAAATCCTGTGTCAGAAACTGGCAAACCGTGGCGTCGAAGTCCTGAAACTTGACAATCTATCGGATGCGGCTTCCCTCACCGATCAGATTCAGACCTGGCTCGAAGCCGGGCCAATCCACGGTGTGTACTGGTTACCAGCCCTGGCCGTCGAAGACAACCTGTTTGATATGCACCTGGAACAGTGGCGGGCTGAGCTGGAGGTTCGCGTCAAGTACCTCTACGCCACAATGCGGGTGCTCTATGACCAGATTCAGGCCGCCGGCACCTTCCTGGTTTCGGCAGTTCATCTGGATGGCCAGCACGGCTATGGCCCGACCGGAGCCCGCGCTCCGCTGGGCGGCGCCGTCACCGGCTTTACCAAAGCCTATAAACGCGAACGCACCGAAGCACTCGTCAAAACAGTTGACTTCCAACCTGACACTTCAGCCGATGAGATTGCTGAAACCCTGATTGCTGAAACCCTGACTGATCCTGGCGCCGTCGAAATTGGCTATGCGGAGGGAAATCGCTGGACAGTTGGACTCCGGGAAATCCCGGTCGAAAACGGCGAACCCGGAATGGAATTGAACCAGGACACCGTGTTTGTGGTCACCGGTGCCGCCGGGAGCATTGTGTCAGCAATTACCACCGATCTGGCCGTCGCCTCAGGTGGGACGTTCTATCTGCTTGATTTGGTCCCTGAACCAGACCGCCATAACCCGGACATTCCACGGCTGGCCAATGACAAAGACAACCTCAAGCGAGACATCTTTGAACGCCTCAAAGCCAGAGGCGAACGCGCCACCCCGGCCATGGTTGAAAAAGAACTCGCCGCCCTGGAACGCGCCAGCGCCGCACTCACCGCCATCCAGGCCATCGAAGCCGCCGGCGGGACCGCGCATTACTTTAGCGTTGACCTGCGGGATGCCGAATCGGTCGGCAACGCGATTGACGCCGTTCAGGAACAGCAAGGCCGGATTGATGTGCTCTTGCACGCCGCCGGACTCGAAATCAGCCGCTTCCTGAAAGACAAAGAACCGCGCGAGTTTGATCTGGTGTTTGACGTCAAGTGCGACGGCTGGTTTAACCTGCTGCGCAGCATTGGCCAGATGCCGCTTGGCGCCACCGTGGTGTTTAGTTCGATTGCCGGACGCTTTGGCAACGGCGGTCAAACTGATTACAGCTCTGCCAATGATCTGCTCTGCAAAACCACATCGAGCTTCCGCACGACGCGGCCCAACACGCGGGGCATTGCCACCGACTGGACGGCCTGGAGCAGCATCGGAATGGCCTCGCGCGGCTCGATTCCAAAAATGATGGAACTTGCCGGCATTGACATGCTGGCCCCCGAAGCCGGCATCCCATTCATTCGCCGCGAATTGATCTCCGGCAGCCGCCGGGATGAAATCGTGGTCGCCGAGCGACTCGGCCTCTTGATGGACGAATTTGATGCAACCGGCGGTCTCGATGTCGAAGCCATCAATCAACAACTGGCCGAGCACCGCGAAGCCGGAAACGTCGGCCCAATGATTGGCAACGTGACCGGATTTGGACTCCACACCGGGCTCACGATTGAGACCACACTGGATCCAAAGGAACAACCATTCCTCTTTGATCACCAGATTGAAGGCACGCCAGTACTGCCGGGCGTGATGGGCATGGAATCATTTGCCGAACTGGCCGCCGTGCTCTTCCCTGACCGGTCAGTCGCCAGCGTTGAAAACGTGGACTTTCTGGCGCCGTTTAAGTTTTACCGGCACGAACCACGGACCATCAAACTCGTGGCCAAATTCCAAACCGACGGCGAAGACATTCTGGCCTTCTGCCGCCTGATTGGAACGCGAACGTTGCCAAACCAACCGACACCGCAGGAAACCGTTCACTTTACCGGTACAGTTCGCCTGACCCGGCAACCACTCCCGGAAGACCTGGAACAACCAGCGACTGAAGCTGAAGCCACCGTCAACGCCGAAGACATTTACCGGATTTATTTCCACGGCCCGGCCTATCAGGTCCTTGAAAAAATCTGGAAATGGGAGGATTGCGTCGCCGGTCAGTTTGCCGCCGAATTGATCGAAAACCATCGTCCGATGGAACTTGAAACCCAACTGACGCCGCGTCTGATCGAGTTGTGCTTCCAAACCGCCGGAATCTGGGAAATTGGCGAAACCGGCCATATGGGATTGCCACTGCACGTTGACCGGGTGCTCAAACTCCGCACCGGAGAAA